In Euphorbia lathyris chromosome 10, ddEupLath1.1, whole genome shotgun sequence, a single genomic region encodes these proteins:
- the LOC136208316 gene encoding serine/threonine-protein kinase CTR1 → MEMPGRRSNYTLLSQYPDEQMPAATPPPQYYDSSISSDSKSTKLKQERGFDWDSSGDHRVNHQANSNRIGNSNLYSSIGLQRQSSGSSFGESSMSGDYYAPTLSTGGGNEIETYGYTHEDGNFMRVRAVDAAATGAGTGSSGKSWAQQTEESYQLQLALALRLSSDATCADDPNFLDPMPDESALRSTSSNSPEALSHRFWVNGCLSYFDIIPDGFYQIRGMDPYVWTVCSDLQESGRIPSIESLKSVDPCGDSSIEVVLIDRRSDPSLKELQNRVHSISRSCITTKEVVDQLAKLVCSRMGGSATMAEDDFIPMWKECSDDLKDCLGSIVVPVGSLSVGLCRHRALLFKVLADTIDLPCRIARGCKYCKRDDASSCLVRFGLDREYLVDLVGKPGCLCEPDSLLNGPASISISSPLRFPRTKSAEPSIDFRSLAKQYFSDCQSLNLVFDDAAAGTVLDEAASEFSMKTDGDRSNLVQISSNSNDISQLPLPVKAVRPQDRNNQVYKSYNPSQNIKHSTNTVKDVIPLNHLPPIGHIDAQPLLSMADQKMDSKISRFSEGSQLLSGNSSKELSFDVEDLVIPWGDLVLKERIGAGSFGTVIRADWHGSDVAVKILMEQDFHAERFKEFVREVAIMKRLRHPNIVLFMGAVVQPPNLSIVTEYLSRGSLYRLLHKSGAREVLDERRRLSMAYDVAKGMNYLHRRNPPIVHRDLKSPNLLVDKKYTVKVCDFGLSRLKANTFLSSKSAAGTPEWMAPEVLRDEPSNEKSDVYSFGVILWELATLQQPWGNLNPAQVVAAVGFKCKRLEIPRDLNPQVAAIIEACWANEPWKRPSFASIMESLRPLIKLPTAPTGHADIPLLEQC, encoded by the exons ATGGAAATGCCCGGTCGAAGATCCAATTACACACTTCTTAGTCAATACCCCGATGAGCAGATGCCGGCGGCAACACCACCTCCTCAGTACTACGACTCTTCTATATCAAGTGATTCCAAGAGTACCAAACTAAAGCAGGAGAGAGGTTTTGATTGGGACTCCAGTGGTGATCACAGAGTAAATCATCAAGCCAATAGTAATAGGATTGGTAATTCTAATTTGTACTCATCGATCGGATTGCAAAGGCAATCAAGCGGGAGCAGTTTCGGTGAGAGTTCCATGTCAGGGGATTATTATGCCCCGACTCTGTCAACAGGTGGGGGAAATGAAATTGAAACGTATGGATACACGCATGAGGATGGGAATTTTATGAGAGTGAGAGCCGTGGATGCCGCTGCTACGGGGGCAGGGACTGGATCATCTGGGAAGAGCTGGGCGCAGCAGACGGAGGAGAGTTATCAGTTGCAATTGGCGTTGGCGTTGAGGTTGTCATCAGATGCGACTTGTGCCGATGATCCGAATTTTTTGGATCCGATGCCAGATGAATCTGCTTTACGGTCGACCAGTTCCAACTCACCAGAGGCCCTCTCTCATCGCTTTTGG GTGAATGGTTGCTTATCATACTTTGACATAATTCCTGATGGATTTTACCAAATTCGTGGAATGGATCCGTATGTGTGGACTGTTTGCTCTGATTTACAAGAGTCAGGTCGTATTCCATCAATTGAATCATTAAAGTCTGTCGACCCTTGTGGTGATTCTTCAATCGAAGTAGTTTTAATTGACCGACGCAGTGACCCGAGCTTAAAGGAACTCCAAAATAGGGTCCATAGCATTTCTCGCAGCTGCATAACAACAAAAGAGGTTGTTGATCAGTTGGCCAAGCTTGTCTGCAGCCGCATGGG GGGTTCAGCCACCATGGCAGAAGATGATTTCATTCCAATGTGGAAGGAGTGCAGCGATGATTTAAAAGATTGCTTAGGATCTATTGTTGTTCCTGTAGGGAGCCTATCTGTTGGTCTATGCAGACATCGGGCTTTACTGTTTAAG GTGCTTGCAGACACAATTGATTTGCCATGTCGAATTGCAAGAGGCTGTAAATATTGTAAAAGAGATGATGCTTCTTCATGTCTTGTTCGTTTTGGGCTTGACAG GGAATATCTAGTTGACTTGGTAGGGAAGCCAGGTTGTTTATGTGAACCTGATTCCTTGCTCAACGGTCCTGCTTCCATATCAATTTCTTCACCATTGCGATTTCCCCGAACCAAATCAGCTGAACCCAGCATTGATTTCAGGTCCTTGGCCAAACAGTACTTCTCAGATTGTCAATCCCTCAATCTTGTGTTTGATGATGCTGCAGCAG GTACTGTTCTAGATGAGGCAGCTTCTGAATTCTCCATGAAGACAGATGGAGATAGGAGTAACCTTGTGCAAATCTCAAGTAACAGCAATGATATTTCTCAGTTGCCTCTGCCAGTGAAAGCTGTTCGTCCCCAAGATAGAAATAATCAAGTTTATAAATCATATAATCCTTCACAAAATATCAAACATTCAACAAACACGGTGAAAGATGTAATCCCTTTAAATCATCTCCCACCCATTGGACACATAGATGCTCAACCACTTCTATCAATGGCTGATCAGAAAATGGATTCTAAAATTTCAAGATTTTCTGAAGGTAGTCAACTGCTTTCTGGAAATTCAAGTAAAGAGCTTTCCTTTGATGTGGAAGATTTGGTTATTCCCTGGGGTGATCTTGTTCTGAAAGAGAGAATTGGAGCAG GTTCTTTTGGAACTGTTATTCGTGCTGATTGGCATGGCTCA GATGTTGCTGTGAAAATTCTCATGGAGCAAGATTTTCATGCTGAACGCTTCAAGGAATTTGTGAGGGAG GTTGCAATAATGAAGCGCCTAAGACATCCAAATATAGTTCTTTTTATGGGTGCAGTTGTTCAGCCCCCGAACTTATCCATAGTGACAGAATATTTGTCAAG AGGTAGCTTGTACAGGCTCTTGCATAAGTCTGGTGCAAGAGAGGTATTGGATGAAAGGCGTCGGTTGAGCATGGCTTATGATGTG GCAAAGGGTATGAATTATCTCCACAGACGGAATCCTCCCATTGTTCATAGAGATTTGAAATCTCCAAATCTTTTGGTAGACAAAAAATATACAGTGAAG GTTTGCGATTTTGGGCTTTCTCGTCTAAAAGCTAATACATTCCTTTCATCCAAATCGGCAGCAGGAACC CCTGAGTGGATGGCGCCAGAAGTTCTCCGTGATGAACCATCAAATGAGAAGTCAGATGTATACAGTTTTGGTGTAATATTATGGGAGCTTGCTACCCTACAGCAACCCTGGGGCAACTTAAATCCTGCACAG GTTGTAGCAGCCGTTGGATTTAAGTGCAAGAGACTTGAAATTCCGCGGGATTTAAATCCTCAGGTTGCTGCCATAATTGAAGCTTGCTGGGCCAA TGAACCTTGGAAGCGTCCTTCCTTTGCCTCAATCATGGAATCTTTGAGACCGTTGATTAAACTCCCCACAGCTCCAACTGGACATGCAGATATTCCTTTACTTGAACAATGTTAA